In Eucalyptus grandis isolate ANBG69807.140 chromosome 4, ASM1654582v1, whole genome shotgun sequence, the following proteins share a genomic window:
- the LOC104441284 gene encoding probable mannitol dehydrogenase: protein MAMSTENEHPVKAFGWAARDTTGHLSPFRFSRRATGEKDVTFQILYCGICHSDLHNIKNEWGITSYPVVPGHEIVGMVTEVGTKVKKFKVGDKVGVGCMVGSCRSCANCKEDLENYCPEMILTYGAKYYDGSTTHGGYSDIMVSDEHFVIKIPDNLPLDGSAPLLCAGITVYSPLKYYGLDKAGMHLGVVGLGGLGHMAVKFAKAMGLKVTVIGTSPNKKKEAMDHLGADAFLVSRNTKEMELAMGTIDGIIDTVSAVHALLPVIGLLKTNGKLVMVGAPEKPLELLAFPLLMGRKMVGGSCIGGIKETQEMIDFAAKHNIVADIELIPMDYVNTAMERLSKADVKYRFVIDIVNSLKPS from the exons GGCCACCGGAGAAAAGGATGTAACTTTTCAGATATTGTATTGTGGTATATGCCATTCCGATCTCCATAATATCAAGAACGAGTGGGGAATAACTTCTTATCCTGTAGTGCCCGG GCATGAGATTGTAGGAATGGTCACCGAAGTAGGCACCaaagtgaaaaaatttaaagttggGGACAAAGTGGGTGTTGGGTGTATGGTCGGATCATGTCGCTCTTGTGCAAATTGCAAAGAGGATCTTGAGAATTACTGCCCTGAAATGATCTTAACCTATGGTGCAAAGTACTATGATGGAAGCACCACCCATGGTGGCTATTCAGACATCATGGTATCGGACGAGCACTTCGTGATCAAAATCCCCGACAATTTGCCTCTTGACGGTAGTGCTCCTCTCCTCTGTGCCGGGATCACTGTCTATAGTCCATTGAAGTACTATGGGCTTGATAAGGCCGGAATGCATTTAGGGGTAGTTGGGCTTGGTGGGCTCGGGCATATGGCTGTAAAGTTTGCTAAGGCCATGGGTCTCAAAGTGACCGTCATCGGTACCTCACCtaataaaaagaaggaagcCATGGACCATTTGGGAGCTGATGCATTCTTGGTTAGCCGTAACACAAAAGAGATGGAA CTTGCAATGGGTACAATAGATGGTATCATTGACACAGTCTCAGCTGTACATGCTCTTTTGCCTGTAATCGGTCTCTTGAAAACTAATGGAAAGCTTGTCATGGTTGGTGCACCAGAGAAGCCACTAGAGCTACTTGCTTTTCCACTCCTCATGG GTAGAAAGATGGTGGGAGGAAGTTGCATTGGAGGGATAAAAGAGACGCAAGAGATGATTGATTTTGCAGCGAAGCACAACATAGTCGCAGATATTGAGCTTATTCCCATGGATTATGTGAACACTGCCATGGAGCGTCTATCAAAAGCAGATGTTAAGTACCGATTTGTCATTGACATCGTCAATTCATTGAAGCCTTcttaa